From Natronincola ferrireducens, the proteins below share one genomic window:
- the uxuA gene encoding mannonate dehydratase has protein sequence MTFRWYGENDSVTLEYIKQIPGIVGIVSAIYDIPVGEPWPMDKILELKNKVEANGLKLSVIESVPVHEDIKLGKSTREQYIKNYKTTIRRLGQAGIKVICYNFMPVFDWTRSDLEYQLSDGSTALIFDEKIVEKMDPSTGELSLPGWDTSYTKEGLKALLDEYKQVDEERLWENLEYFLKEIIPVAAEEDVKMAIHPDDPPWPIFDLPRIITNEDNLERFLNLVNHPNNGLTLCSGSLGVSKNNDMARLVRKFGKKIHFSHMRNVKITGPKSFEESAHPSQYGSLDMVDILKAYHDVGFDGPMRPDHGRMIWGETGKPGYGLYDRALGATYLMGIWETLEKTRKQKG, from the coding sequence ATGACCTTTAGATGGTACGGGGAGAATGATTCCGTTACCTTAGAGTACATTAAGCAAATTCCAGGTATCGTGGGTATTGTTTCCGCAATTTATGATATTCCTGTTGGAGAACCATGGCCTATGGATAAGATTCTTGAACTGAAGAACAAAGTAGAAGCCAATGGTCTAAAGTTATCTGTAATAGAGAGCGTACCTGTACATGAAGATATTAAATTAGGAAAATCAACAAGAGAGCAATACATCAAAAACTATAAAACGACAATTCGAAGATTAGGGCAAGCTGGTATTAAAGTAATCTGCTACAATTTCATGCCGGTCTTTGATTGGACTAGATCAGATTTGGAATACCAATTATCAGATGGTTCTACAGCTTTGATTTTTGATGAAAAAATAGTAGAGAAAATGGACCCATCTACCGGGGAATTAAGCCTTCCAGGGTGGGATACTAGCTATACTAAAGAAGGATTAAAAGCTTTATTAGATGAGTACAAGCAGGTAGATGAAGAAAGGCTTTGGGAAAATCTTGAGTATTTCTTAAAAGAAATCATTCCTGTAGCGGCAGAAGAAGACGTAAAAATGGCTATCCATCCAGATGATCCACCATGGCCTATTTTTGATCTTCCAAGAATTATTACTAATGAAGATAATCTAGAAAGATTTTTAAATTTAGTCAATCATCCTAATAATGGTCTAACTCTATGTAGTGGTTCATTAGGGGTGTCAAAGAATAATGACATGGCAAGACTTGTAAGAAAATTCGGCAAGAAAATTCACTTCTCCCATATGAGAAATGTAAAAATTACTGGACCTAAATCTTTTGAAGAATCTGCCCATCCTTCCCAGTACGGTTCTTTAGATATGGTAGATATTTTAAAGGCTTATCACGATGTAGGTTTTGATGGGCCTATGCGTCCAGACCATGGTAGAATGATCTGGGGAGAAACAGGGAAACCAGGATATGGTCTATATGATAGAGCTTTAGGTGCAACCTATCTTATGGGAATTTGGGAAACTTTAGAGAAAACTAGAAAACAGAAGGGATAG
- a CDS encoding SDR family oxidoreductase, with protein sequence MLPFKIDLTDKVAVVTGGGGVLCSEFAKALAECDAKVAVLDLTEEYARRVANEINDKGGKAIEVVANVLDIESLEEAKKLINDKLGTVDILINGAGGNHPKGTTTKEYLFKEDLHNNTDITTFFDLDPKGVEFTFNLNFIGTLLPTQVFAKDMIDKEEACIVNVSSMNAYTPLTKIPAYSGAKAAVSNFTQWLAVHMSKVGIRVNAIAPGFFLTKQNEGLLLNKDGSFTQRANKIIGQTPMERFGKPEELIGTLLWLVDHKASSFVNGITVPVDGGFSSYSGV encoded by the coding sequence ATGTTACCATTTAAAATTGATTTAACAGATAAAGTTGCAGTTGTCACTGGTGGTGGAGGTGTATTGTGCAGCGAATTTGCTAAGGCTTTAGCTGAATGTGATGCTAAAGTTGCAGTATTAGACTTAACAGAGGAATATGCTAGACGAGTAGCCAATGAGATCAATGATAAAGGTGGAAAGGCTATTGAGGTAGTTGCTAATGTTTTAGATATTGAAAGTCTTGAAGAGGCAAAAAAACTAATAAATGATAAATTAGGTACAGTAGATATTTTAATCAATGGAGCTGGTGGCAATCATCCAAAGGGAACAACTACAAAGGAATATTTATTTAAAGAGGATTTACACAACAATACTGATATTACAACCTTCTTTGACCTAGATCCAAAGGGTGTGGAGTTCACCTTTAATCTTAACTTCATAGGAACGTTGTTGCCTACACAGGTTTTTGCAAAGGATATGATTGATAAAGAAGAGGCTTGTATTGTTAATGTTTCTTCTATGAATGCCTACACTCCCTTAACTAAAATCCCTGCCTATAGTGGAGCCAAGGCAGCTGTTAGCAACTTTACCCAATGGCTGGCAGTCCACATGTCTAAGGTAGGCATTCGAGTAAATGCTATTGCTCCTGGATTTTTTTTAACGAAGCAAAATGAAGGACTTTTATTAAATAAAGATGGTAGCTTTACACAAAGGGCGAATAAAATTATTGGTCAAACTCCAATGGAGAGATTTGGTAAACCTGAAGAGCTAATAGGAACCCTCCTTTGGTTGGTTGATCATAAAGCATCTAGCTTCGTAAATGGTATTACTGTGCCTGTAGATGGTGGATTTTCCTCCTACTCAGGTGTTTAA
- a CDS encoding LacI family DNA-binding transcriptional regulator: protein MSVTIKDIARIAKVSHTTVSRVLNDSPLISEKTKKRIKKIAEELNYTPNYSARSLVLDRSYHIGLFFSTINKGTSSNFFYEVVRGVNNTIKDQYNLIVKGIDDYHNLNSINKRNFDGIIIMSQSTEDTPFIKHVLEKKIPLVVLNRYIQNSNLVNILSDDKKGSYNGAQYLIQLGHRKIGLIEGKQGFKSTEERKEGFLQALRDYNIPVDEAFIVKGNYDLESGYRTMKYLLQLQDLPTAIFSSNDDMAVGAMKAIIEKGLSIPEDISIIGFDDNVFSSFLTPALTTVKRPIEAISEEGGRKLIKLINQEDIKKETIYINTKLVIRDSVKVLEK from the coding sequence ATGAGTGTTACGATAAAAGACATAGCAAGGATTGCAAAGGTTTCCCATACAACTGTATCTAGAGTCCTCAATGATAGTCCTTTAATTAGTGAAAAAACAAAAAAAAGAATAAAAAAGATTGCAGAGGAATTAAATTATACCCCTAATTATAGTGCTAGAAGCTTAGTTTTGGATAGATCTTACCATATTGGACTGTTTTTTTCCACAATCAATAAAGGTACTTCATCAAATTTCTTTTATGAGGTTGTCAGGGGTGTAAATAACACAATAAAGGATCAATATAATCTTATTGTAAAAGGTATTGATGATTATCATAATCTAAATAGTATAAACAAACGAAATTTTGATGGAATCATAATTATGAGTCAAAGCACAGAAGATACCCCTTTTATTAAACATGTTTTAGAAAAAAAAATTCCTCTAGTGGTTTTAAATAGATATATACAAAACAGTAATCTAGTTAATATTTTGTCGGATGATAAAAAAGGTTCCTATAATGGAGCACAATATTTAATTCAATTAGGGCATAGGAAAATTGGCTTAATAGAGGGTAAACAAGGTTTTAAGTCTACGGAAGAAAGAAAAGAAGGATTTTTGCAGGCATTAAGGGATTACAACATTCCTGTAGATGAAGCATTCATTGTAAAGGGGAATTATGATCTAGAAAGTGGCTATAGGACTATGAAATATCTTTTACAGCTTCAAGACTTACCTACAGCTATTTTTTCTTCTAATGATGATATGGCTGTAGGGGCAATGAAGGCAATCATAGAAAAAGGCCTTAGTATACCTGAAGATATTTCTATAATTGGGTTTGATGACAACGTTTTTTCTTCATTTTTGACACCTGCTTTAACTACTGTCAAAAGACCTATTGAAGCAATAAGTGAAGAAGGGGGAAGGAAGTTGATAAAGTTAATTAATCAAGAAGATATAAAAAAAGAAACCATATATATTAATACTAAACTGGTAATACGGGACTCAGTGAAGGTCTTGGAGAAATAG
- a CDS encoding tagaturonate reductase, whose amino-acid sequence MKLEKSIYKEYKSYPEKIIQFGEGNFLRAFVDWKIDKMNKEIGFNSGVVVVQPLDNGLVNKLNQQDGLYTLYLNGIKNGEVVTEHSIINCIARGVNTYTDYDEYLKIAENPELRFVISNTTEAGIAYNEEDKLEDRPQMSFPGKLAALLYHRYKTFNGDRSKGLIFIPCELIDKNGENLKAILLKLADQWKLEEDFKAWLHEANTFCNSLVDRIVPGYPKGKIQKICQELGYEDDLVVEGEQFHLWVIEGPAWVKDEFPAHKAGLNVLFVEDMTPYRIRKVRILNGVHTSMVPVAYLYGLNTVRESVEDPVVGKFVLEAVFQEIIPTLDLSMEELEKFAHDVLDRFRNPFIKHELMSIALNSMSKFETRVLPSLLEYKNRRGSLPKRLVFSLAALIAFYKGKRNNENIHLADDLEVLNQYKELWGDYDGSEDYLVYIVKTILSNEKIWKMNLNEVEGLTSAVTKYLIVIEKEGIKAAIEKVMI is encoded by the coding sequence GTGAAATTAGAAAAATCTATATACAAGGAATATAAAAGTTACCCAGAAAAAATAATACAATTTGGTGAAGGAAATTTTCTAAGAGCATTTGTAGATTGGAAGATAGATAAAATGAATAAAGAAATAGGCTTTAATAGTGGGGTAGTGGTTGTACAGCCTTTGGATAATGGTTTGGTAAATAAGCTAAATCAACAGGATGGCTTATATACCCTGTATCTAAATGGTATCAAGAATGGTGAGGTTGTTACCGAGCATTCAATTATTAATTGTATTGCAAGGGGAGTTAATACCTATACAGACTATGATGAATATTTAAAGATTGCAGAAAACCCAGAACTAAGGTTTGTCATTTCTAATACAACAGAAGCAGGGATCGCCTACAATGAGGAAGATAAATTAGAGGATAGACCACAGATGAGCTTTCCAGGAAAATTAGCAGCCCTATTATACCATAGATATAAAACCTTTAATGGAGATAGAAGCAAAGGATTAATATTTATCCCTTGTGAACTCATAGATAAAAATGGAGAAAATCTTAAGGCTATTCTTTTGAAGCTTGCAGATCAATGGAAACTAGAAGAAGATTTTAAAGCATGGCTTCATGAAGCCAATACCTTCTGCAATAGCTTAGTTGATAGAATTGTTCCGGGGTATCCAAAGGGAAAAATTCAGAAAATTTGCCAGGAGCTTGGTTATGAAGATGATTTGGTGGTAGAGGGAGAGCAATTCCACCTTTGGGTTATCGAGGGGCCAGCTTGGGTAAAGGACGAATTTCCTGCACATAAAGCTGGATTGAATGTACTATTTGTAGAGGATATGACCCCTTACAGAATAAGAAAAGTAAGAATATTAAATGGTGTCCATACCAGCATGGTGCCTGTAGCTTATTTATATGGCTTAAATACTGTTAGGGAAAGTGTAGAGGATCCTGTAGTAGGCAAATTCGTATTAGAAGCAGTTTTCCAAGAGATTATTCCTACCTTAGATTTATCTATGGAGGAGTTGGAGAAATTTGCCCATGATGTACTAGATCGTTTTAGGAATCCATTTATTAAGCACGAATTAATGAGCATTGCTTTAAACTCCATGTCTAAATTTGAAACTAGGGTGTTGCCTTCTCTTTTAGAGTATAAAAATAGAAGAGGAAGCCTTCCAAAGAGGCTAGTATTTTCATTAGCTGCATTAATTGCCTTCTACAAAGGCAAAAGAAATAATGAAAATATTCATCTAGCTGATGATCTAGAGGTTCTAAACCAATATAAGGAACTTTGGGGAGACTATGATGGATCAGAAGATTATTTGGTATATATTGTAAAAACTATTTTATCCAATGAAAAGATTTGGAAAATGAATTTAAATGAAGTCGAAGGATTGACTTCAGCTGTGACAAAATACCTGATTGTTATTGAAAAGGAAGGTATTAAAGCTGCTATAGAAAAGGTGATGATATAA
- a CDS encoding UxaA family hydrolase: protein MKPYIKINELDNVAVALRDLSKNDIALFNDYKVELLEDIKRGHKFALAEIKKGVNIIKYGAPLGHAIKTISIGEWVHSHNTKTNLSGVSEYTFNQQCHEISREDKKLTFKGYHRKNGNVGIRNELWIIPTVGCVNGIAETIIRRFKEEVNPQGIDAIEVFKHNYGCSQLGNDHNNTRTILGDIVKHPNAGGVLIMGLGCENNYVSAFKESLGGFDEDRVKFLITQEVSDEIEIGVQLLKKLYQQMIKDERKDTPISELKVGLKCGGSDGLSGITANPLVGAFSDFLISQGGTTILTEVPEMFGAEILLMNRAENEDVFQATVDLINDFKRYFIEHNQPIYENPSPGNKEGGITTLEEKSLGCTQKGGRAMVVDVLKYGEVLKKKGLNLLNAPGNDLVAATALGASGCQILLFTTGRGTPFGSFVPTIKVSTNTSIYELKPHWIDFNAGTLVEDESMEEVLEKFIQYIIQVASGELVNHEKNNFKEISIFKTGVTL, encoded by the coding sequence ATGAAACCTTATATTAAAATCAATGAACTGGATAATGTAGCTGTTGCTTTAAGGGATTTAAGTAAAAATGATATAGCCCTATTTAATGATTATAAAGTGGAACTTTTAGAGGATATCAAAAGGGGTCATAAGTTTGCTTTAGCAGAAATAAAAAAAGGTGTAAATATTATAAAATATGGTGCTCCTTTAGGCCACGCGATAAAGACAATAAGCATAGGGGAATGGGTACACTCCCACAACACAAAAACAAATCTATCAGGTGTCAGCGAATATACCTTTAATCAACAATGCCATGAAATAAGTAGGGAAGATAAAAAGTTAACCTTTAAAGGATATCATAGAAAAAATGGCAACGTAGGTATTCGAAATGAATTGTGGATTATTCCCACAGTAGGTTGTGTCAATGGCATTGCTGAAACCATTATTAGAAGGTTTAAAGAGGAAGTAAATCCACAAGGAATTGATGCTATAGAAGTATTTAAGCATAACTATGGCTGTTCTCAGCTTGGTAATGATCATAACAACACGAGAACTATTTTAGGTGATATTGTTAAGCATCCTAATGCTGGTGGAGTGCTAATAATGGGGCTAGGCTGTGAAAATAACTATGTTTCTGCCTTCAAGGAATCTTTAGGAGGATTTGATGAGGATAGGGTGAAATTCCTTATTACTCAAGAGGTGTCAGATGAGATAGAAATAGGAGTACAATTATTAAAGAAACTATATCAACAAATGATAAAGGATGAGAGAAAGGATACACCTATTTCTGAATTAAAGGTAGGACTAAAATGTGGTGGTTCTGATGGATTATCAGGCATTACTGCTAATCCCTTGGTAGGAGCATTTTCTGACTTCTTGATTTCTCAAGGAGGCACAACGATTTTGACGGAGGTTCCAGAAATGTTTGGTGCGGAAATCCTCCTTATGAATCGAGCAGAAAACGAAGATGTATTCCAAGCAACGGTAGACCTTATCAATGATTTTAAACGATATTTTATTGAACACAATCAGCCAATTTATGAAAACCCTTCCCCGGGCAATAAGGAGGGGGGTATTACAACTCTAGAGGAAAAATCCTTAGGCTGTACCCAAAAAGGTGGTAGGGCAATGGTTGTAGATGTACTAAAATATGGAGAAGTACTAAAGAAAAAAGGATTGAATCTTTTAAATGCTCCAGGAAATGATCTTGTTGCCGCTACAGCTTTGGGAGCTTCTGGATGTCAAATACTACTGTTTACAACAGGTAGAGGCACACCCTTTGGTAGTTTTGTACCAACTATTAAGGTTTCAACCAATACATCTATATATGAGCTAAAGCCCCATTGGATTGATTTTAATGCAGGTACATTAGTAGAGGATGAATCAATGGAGGAAGTATTGGAGAAATTTATTCAATATATTATTCAGGTGGCCAGTGGAGAACTTGTTAACCATGAAAAAAATAACTTCAAGGAGATTTCTATTTTCAAAACTGGGGTTACACTATAG
- the uxaC gene encoding glucuronate isomerase: MKKFMDENFLLSTKTAEELYHNYAKHMPIYDYHCHLSPKEIHTDKKYRNITDVWLGGDHYKWRAMRSNGIEEKYITGDASDYEKFMAWAKTLSMCIGNPLYHWTHLELQRYFGIYDILNESTADDIWNKCNELIVRDDFTAKELIKKSNVKVICTTDDPIDDLNYHIAIKDDETFGVKVLPTFRPDKGLNVEKKGFYQWLESLQAVSGVNVIDYTTYLQALQQRIDFFHEVGCRVSDHALDTVVYQAGSLEEVETIFLKVLAKESTTQEELHKLKTYTLKFFAQNYSKYGWAMQLHIGALRNNNTRMFQYLGPDTGYDSINDENIATPLSRVLDDLDEEGQLPKTILYCLNPKDNYVLGTMIGNFQGGGVAGKIQFGSGWWFNDQKEGMIAQMTSLGNLGLLGGFVGMLTDSRSFLSYPRHEYFRRILCDLIGRWVEDGELPYDLEYLGVIVENICYNNAKNYFDILK; encoded by the coding sequence ATGAAAAAATTTATGGATGAAAACTTTCTTTTAAGTACCAAGACAGCCGAAGAACTATATCATAATTATGCAAAACATATGCCTATCTATGATTACCATTGTCATTTAAGTCCAAAAGAAATTCATACTGATAAGAAGTACAGAAACATTACTGATGTATGGTTAGGTGGAGACCACTATAAATGGAGGGCTATGAGAAGTAATGGTATAGAGGAGAAGTATATAACAGGAGATGCTAGTGATTATGAAAAATTTATGGCTTGGGCTAAAACCTTATCCATGTGTATTGGAAATCCCTTATATCATTGGACCCATCTAGAGCTCCAAAGGTACTTCGGTATCTATGATATATTAAATGAATCTACCGCTGATGATATTTGGAATAAGTGTAATGAGCTTATTGTAAGAGATGATTTTACAGCAAAGGAATTAATAAAAAAGTCTAATGTAAAGGTAATATGTACAACAGATGATCCTATAGATGATTTAAATTATCATATTGCTATTAAAGACGATGAGACCTTTGGCGTAAAAGTTCTTCCTACTTTTAGACCTGATAAGGGATTAAATGTTGAAAAAAAAGGGTTTTACCAATGGTTAGAGAGCTTACAAGCGGTATCTGGAGTAAATGTTATAGATTACACCACCTATCTCCAAGCCCTACAACAAAGAATTGACTTCTTCCATGAAGTAGGTTGCAGAGTATCAGACCATGCTCTAGATACTGTAGTTTACCAAGCTGGAAGTTTAGAAGAAGTAGAGACAATATTTCTCAAGGTGCTGGCAAAGGAAAGCACAACTCAAGAGGAGCTTCATAAGCTGAAAACCTATACCTTAAAATTCTTTGCTCAGAACTATAGTAAATATGGCTGGGCTATGCAGCTTCATATTGGAGCCCTAAGAAACAATAATACAAGAATGTTCCAGTATTTAGGACCAGATACAGGGTATGACTCCATCAATGATGAAAATATAGCTACCCCTTTATCAAGGGTTTTAGATGATCTTGATGAAGAAGGGCAGTTGCCTAAAACCATATTATACTGCTTAAACCCTAAGGATAACTATGTTTTAGGAACTATGATAGGCAATTTTCAAGGAGGAGGAGTAGCAGGAAAAATCCAATTTGGTTCAGGATGGTGGTTTAATGATCAAAAAGAAGGTATGATAGCCCAAATGACTTCGCTGGGAAATCTTGGATTATTAGGCGGATTTGTTGGCATGTTGACGGATTCAAGAAGCTTCTTGTCCTATCCAAGACATGAGTACTTTAGAAGAATTCTTTGCGATCTTATAGGTCGATGGGTAGAAGATGGAGAGTTGCCCTATGACTTAGAATACCTTGGCGTTATTGTAGAAAATATTTGCTATAACAATGCTAAAAATTATTTTGATATTTTAAAATAA